The window AACAAATCGCCAATCTGGATATGTTGGGTATCAAAAATATGCGAACAGTTTTCCGTAAATCGCAATATTCGGTACTCTTTACTAATCAGTAAAAAAGGAATCTCCAACGCATTCTGTATATTCTCCAGGTCACTCGAAAGGCGTGTTTGTTCCGCGGTTTTTAATGCATACTCCTCATTGACCGTTATTAACTCTTCGTTTGTCGATTGAAGCTCTTCATTAACGGTTTGCAGTTCTTCATTCGTACATTGAAACTCCTCATTGGAAGACTGAAGCTCTTCATTGTAGATCTGGAGTTGCTCATTGGCGACTTCCAGTTCTTCAATTACCGTTTGAAGATTTTCTCGAGTTGAACTCAATTCCATCTCTATTTGTGCGAAATGGCGATCATCAACACTATCCGACTTGCCCTCTCCCGGCGAAAGATAAGTATCTTCCATTACAAGCGATACACAAATCAACCCCTCATCACCTGCCAAAAGCCGCACCACCAAATGACCATATTTAGCGCCATCTGTCAGCGAAATATTTTTGTGCACACCGTAACACGCTTCCTGTTTCTGTCGTGCGCGAAACACCAGCGCACGGCATTCGGTCTTTAAATCCGGCAAAATCAGATCAAAGAAATTGGCATCAAACAAACCAGTTTTTTCGCTCAGTAAAACTGAGTATTTTCCATAGGTAAACAAAATGGAATTTCGCTTATCCAACACAACCGTCGGCGGTACGAATGCGGTACACACTTTTTGTAGAATTTGATTCTCTATATCACGGGGTTTTTGTTTTTCCTCCAGTTCAATCGCGCCGGAAAACCGGTTCTTGCGACGCACATTTGGCGGAGACATTTGAACGCCGCCAGTCCGGCGATACACCTTGATACTGGCGCCACCGACCGGTAAAAAATTTTCATTGCTGGATACCGATTCGGCATTACCCAGGAATAACAGCCCCACATCAGGATTCAAAACGTAGTGAAACAAACGCAGTAGCTGCTCTTGGAGATAAGAGTCAAAATAAATAAGTAAATTTCTACAGCAAATCACATCCAGTTTGGAAAATGGCGGATCGGCGAATACGTTGTGTACTGAAAATATAATACGGTCTCTGACTGCTTTGCGCACTTCATATTCATCAGCGCACTTTTCAAAGTAATTGGTCATCCATGTCGCTGGCGCGTCTCGAAGAACATCCGGCTGAAAAATTCCCAACCGCGCGCGACTGATTGCCTTCTCGGAAATATCGGTCGCCAGTATTTTGTAATCAAATACCAGGTTGTGCTCGAGCTTCAAATCCTCGAGCAGCATTGCGACACTGTACGCCTCCTCGCCAAACGCGCATCCGGCCACCCAAATACGAAATTCTGATCTGGGTTCGAGATTTCGCAAACGTGCAACTAATTCGTGTTTAAAAAAATCAAATTGTGCGGGGTCCCGATAAAACTGACTTACATTTATAAAAGCATCCTGTGTAAATGCCCAAATTTCTCCAACATTTATCCGTAAAAAAGATAAGTAGTCGTCGAGTGATGCCAGCCCCCTGATTGCCATACGTCGTTCCAAGCGACGTCGTATCGTACTGCGTTTATATTGAGTAAAATCGATTGTAGTGGCATCAGAAATCAATCGGAGGATTTGATTGTAGGTATCGGCTTCAGATGATTCCCTGGCCGCGCTCAATTCCTTTGGGAGATCACTCTCAACAATTCGACTAATTTGCTTGCCCAACACTTCAGGACTTCCAATCACGTCAACCATGTGAGTGGAAATAGAAGCCGACGGCATCCCGTCGTAGTCCGACAAGCCAGGATCCTGGGCCAGCACGACACCGCCGGCCCCGCGAATCGAGCTGATTCCCGACGATCCGTCATTTCCCGTTCCAGAGAGTACGACGGCAATGGACCTCGACCCAAAATTTTCCGCCAAAGAAATAAAGAAGCGATTGATATTGGGCTTAGGTTGCGCCCCCGATTCGGGCGCTCTTAGTAGAAACCGGCCATGAGTAACGACAACATCCGTATTCGGCGGCACGACAAAAATACACCCGGCGTGCAGCAGATCCCCATCCTGAATCTGGCGCACGTCCAGGTCAGTATCTCCGGTAATGATCTCAGCGAGTTTGCTATCGTGTTGGGGCGCAAGATGCTGGCACAAAATAAAGCAACATCGATACGTAGTCGCACTACGAAATAGCTTTCTACAGGCATCCAGACCACCGGCAGACGCGCCGATCCCGACGACATAAAACGCCTGCGTGTCTGTTCGAGATGGTACCGCTCGTTCATCCAGGTCAGACATCGAGTTACTGAGGGAGTTGTCTGTCATTAGCTGTTCGCTCTGAAGTAGCGCATAAGATCGACAACCTTATCCGCACGACTCACAAGCGCGTCAATAGTGGTAGCATCCTGAAAGAAACGATTAAACCCCTCCGTTCCCCTCGCATCGTCATCCAAATTCGCAAAGCCCATGCTCCAACCATTGAATGTACGCTGCTCACAACTTTCGTCGAATAGCACACGTACACGGTAGTGCCTGCTATCCGCCCGGATTGACTGGAAAACCGTGTGCACGGCGGCCTCATCCCCCTCCATTAGCTGGATAAAGGATTGATCCTTATATAACAACATGCCTGAAATGCTTAAAATCTCATTCCTGGCGCGTGATTGGGCTAACAGCGATGTTAAATCACCAATTTGCATGAGTTTAACGGCAGTGGAGATATAGAGTAGATGGTGCAGCATTATTCTGGCGTCACATACCTGTGATAGAGGCGGTTATTAATCAGCCTAGAAATGAAATAAGGTAAAAGCAATAGCGTTTAGCTCACAAACTACGGGCTACACTTCGTAGCAAGCATAATCCGATAAAAAAGCAGAAACCCATGCCAAAATGGTCTTTGCCCGGTTGCATTTTCCACTTTAGCAACCCTCCTAGGTTCAAGCGGGCCCTGCGATCCAACCCGCAAAGAATTACAGGATGAAGCTTTCTTACCTTTCCAGAGTCGCATGTTTAGCTGCATAATGTCAGGTTTTTAAATTGCAGTTCAGGTAGGAGTAACGCCATGCAACAGTTCGCAAGTGATAATTACGCCGGTATGTGCCCAGAAGCATTGGCATACCTCGAGAAAGCTAATGGTGGCCATGTTCCTGCCTATGGGGAAGACCCTTATACTGAAGAGGTTTGCGAACGATTCCGCGAGATATTCAAGCACGATTGCGAGGTGTTTTTTGTATTCAATGGCACCGCGGCAAATTCCCTCGCGCTATCAACCTATTGCAAACCCTACCACAGTGTTATTTGTAGTGAGTTCGCTCATATAGAAACGGATGAGTGCGGTGCGCCGGAATTTTTTTCTCACGGCTCGAAGATTCTAACCGCTGCCGGTGAGCAAGGCAGACTGGGTTACGAGGGTATTGCATCGGTAGTACATAAACGGTCCGATGTGCACTACCCCAAACCCAAAGTTGTGAGTGTTACTCAAGCGACTGAACTTGGCACCGTGTACGACGTAAACCAGTTGCGTAACGTACAACGCGCGGCACAGGATTTTGATTTAAAAATTCACATGGACGGAGCCAGGTTTGCCAATGCCCTCGCGGAACTTAAAGCGACCCCCGCGGAAATTACACACGAGGTGGGGGTCGACGTACTTTGCCTGGGCGGTACTAAAAATGGGCTGGCGGTTGGCGATGCCGTTATCTT of the Teredinibacter turnerae T7901 genome contains:
- a CDS encoding EAL domain-containing protein; the protein is MTDNSLSNSMSDLDERAVPSRTDTQAFYVVGIGASAGGLDACRKLFRSATTYRCCFILCQHLAPQHDSKLAEIITGDTDLDVRQIQDGDLLHAGCIFVVPPNTDVVVTHGRFLLRAPESGAQPKPNINRFFISLAENFGSRSIAVVLSGTGNDGSSGISSIRGAGGVVLAQDPGLSDYDGMPSASISTHMVDVIGSPEVLGKQISRIVESDLPKELSAARESSEADTYNQILRLISDATTIDFTQYKRSTIRRRLERRMAIRGLASLDDYLSFLRINVGEIWAFTQDAFINVSQFYRDPAQFDFFKHELVARLRNLEPRSEFRIWVAGCAFGEEAYSVAMLLEDLKLEHNLVFDYKILATDISEKAISRARLGIFQPDVLRDAPATWMTNYFEKCADEYEVRKAVRDRIIFSVHNVFADPPFSKLDVICCRNLLIYFDSYLQEQLLRLFHYVLNPDVGLLFLGNAESVSSNENFLPVGGASIKVYRRTGGVQMSPPNVRRKNRFSGAIELEEKQKPRDIENQILQKVCTAFVPPTVVLDKRNSILFTYGKYSVLLSEKTGLFDANFFDLILPDLKTECRALVFRARQKQEACYGVHKNISLTDGAKYGHLVVRLLAGDEGLICVSLVMEDTYLSPGEGKSDSVDDRHFAQIEMELSSTRENLQTVIEELEVANEQLQIYNEELQSSNEEFQCTNEELQTVNEELQSTNEELITVNEEYALKTAEQTRLSSDLENIQNALEIPFLLISKEYRILRFTENCSHIFDTQHIQIGDLFFAVDWRGNAGQIKALILAAECEAKSQIAELEIDDRSYQCQVSPYINASHVFDGYIVIFYDMTNLTRSKEALAFEKFQAQKTLELVAEGVIRLNTRGTVEYINPAALKILCKSHDEIAFQRLASEISLYDEVGGSFSLEQFVQRCLQSNESFVVENNPLLIHTGSETANYIELSIVPLQLSDDVRGCIITLRDTSERHRQLERLKWQSTHDSLTGLVNREEMEKRLERAIATSRREGIESSLLYMDLDQFKVINDTCGHLAGDQLLKQLAQLIRDMLRTRDTFARLGGDEFAILLDHCPILEAEAIAQKIKQKVCDYRFAWEDKAFRVGVSIGIVGIHPSVSQLSQVLSDADAACYAAKEAGRNCIQIHTQDNKVLEAQRLQMRSISDINQAIESDHFRLYFQQIHAVGSGAIQSWEILIRMFNATGEFLLPSHFLPAAERFGLINRIDTWVMESALRNVAQYFGQGKERDFPLLSFNVSGATISDPAYLDLVSELFTRYQYPANKISFEITETSVVRNLVKASEFMRRARELGCKLALDDFGTGLSSLSYLGELPVDRVKIDMSFVKNIVDNPVNRAIVNSVKEVAHLLKLEVVAEGVETPAQLACLRELGVDAYQGFLAGKPLPFEEFVCRSLDTINLEIK
- a CDS encoding BLUF domain-containing protein, with amino-acid sequence MLHHLLYISTAVKLMQIGDLTSLLAQSRARNEILSISGMLLYKDQSFIQLMEGDEAAVHTVFQSIRADSRHYRVRVLFDESCEQRTFNGWSMGFANLDDDARGTEGFNRFFQDATTIDALVSRADKVVDLMRYFRANS
- a CDS encoding threonine aldolase family protein, which translates into the protein MQQFASDNYAGMCPEALAYLEKANGGHVPAYGEDPYTEEVCERFREIFKHDCEVFFVFNGTAANSLALSTYCKPYHSVICSEFAHIETDECGAPEFFSHGSKILTAAGEQGRLGYEGIASVVHKRSDVHYPKPKVVSVTQATELGTVYDVNQLRNVQRAAQDFDLKIHMDGARFANALAELKATPAEITHEVGVDVLCLGGTKNGLAVGDAVIFFNRDDAAEFDYRCKQSGQLASKMRFISAQWLGILENDAWLKYGEHANNCAIQLESELKKIDELELLFPRQANSVFVNLPEHVRNGLAAKGWRFYTFIGAGGVRLMCSWNTQPESITNFIRDLKGLL